The Pseudomonadota bacterium genome contains the following window.
GATCAGCTCTCCGCCCTGGTCGCGTCCAAGCTCGATGCGGACCTATTGGTGATGCTAACAGACGTGGATGGCGTCTACGCCAAGGACCCGCGCATCGACCCCAACGCCACCCTGCTGCAGGAAGTGCGTCCTGAGGAGGGCGAGGAGGAATCGCCGACGCTCGGCGGCGGCAACGCCATGAGCCGGGGTGGCATGCGCAGCAAGGTCGCCGCCGCCCACCTCGCCGCCCACGCCGGATGCCACGCCGTCATCGCCTCGGGCCTCACCCATGGCAACCTCGCCCGCGTGGCCAGCGGCGACGCCGCAGGCACCTGGTACCACGCACGCCCCGCCCTCGCCGCAAGGCGACGCTGGATCGCCTTCGCCTCCGCCCCCACGGCACGCCTTTCCCTGGACCAGGGCGCGGTGCACGCCATCGTCGAGCAGGGCGCCTCCCTACTCGCCCCGGGCGTGACGGCGATTCTCGGCGACTTTCACCGCGGCGATGTGGTGGAGCTATGCGATCCGTCAGGTGAGGTGATCGCCCGCGGCGTCACCCACTACGACGCCGCCACCGCCCGCGCCTGGATCCGTGGCGTGCCGCCGGAACACGTGCGCAGCCACGACGCCCTCGTCCACCGCGACGATCTGGCCCTCGCCCCGAGCGAGACCGATCCCAGCGCATAAACCCCGACACGACCATGACCCACGATCCCGACTCCCTCCGCGCCCTCGCCCTGAATGCCCGCCACGCCCAGCGAGCCCTGGGCGCGGCACCGGGCGGCGCACGCACCGCCGCGTTGGAAGCGCTCGCCACCCTCTTGGAAGAACGGCGCGACGCCCTCCTCGCCGCCAACCGCGAAGACCTCGCCCAAGCCGAGCGCGACGGGGTGAGCGGCGTGCTCCTCGCCCGCCTCGGCCTCACCGACGCCAAGCTGGACGGCATGATCGACGGCGTGCGCCAGCTCGCCGCCACCCCAGACCCCGTCGGCCGCACCCAACGCGCTACCCTGCTCGACGACGGCTTGACCCTGCGCCAGGTGTCCCACCCCCTGGGCGTGCTGCTGATCATCTTCGAGAGTCGCCCGGACGCGGTGATCCAGATCGGCTCCCTCGCCATGCGCAGCGGCAACGCCGTGATCTTAAAGGGCGGCCGGGAAGCCACGGCGTCGAACCGTGCCCTCGCCGACTGCCTGCGCGATGCCCTCGCCACGGCCACCGGCAGCGCCGACGCCGTGCAACTGGTGGAAGGCCGCGAAGCGATCGCCCACCTCCTAGCCCTGGACGACTGCATCGATCTGGTCATCCCGCGCGGCTCGGCGGAGCTGGTGCGCAGCATCCAGGACGGCACGCGTATCGCCGTGCTGGGCCACGCCGATGGCATCTGCCATGTGTACCTCGATGCCGCCGCCGATCCGCAGATGGCCGTGCGCATCGCCGTCGATGCGAAGACCGACTACCCCTCCGCCTGCAACGCGATGGAAACGCTGCTGGTGCACGAGGCGTTTCTACCTCACCTACCGGATGTGCTCGGTGCACTGGCGGAGGCCGGCGTTCGCCTTCGCGGCGACGAGGCCTGCCGCGCGGCCGCAACGGGCGTCACCATGGCACCGGCCACGGAGGCGGAATGGTCCACAGAGTACGGTGACCTGGTGCTGTCCGTCGCCGCTGTAGCGAGCCTCGAGGACGCCGTCGAGCACATCCACCGCTACGGCAGCGGACACACCGACGCCATCGTCACCGACGATAAGACGGCCGCCGACGCCTTCCTGCGCACCGTCGACTCGGCCTCCGTCTTCGTCAACGCCTCCACCCGCTTCGCCGACGGCTACCGCTACGGCCTCGGCGCCGAGGTGGGCATCAGCACCTCCCGATTGCACGCACGAGGCCCGGTCGGCATCGACGGCCTGCTGACCACGAGATGGCTGCTGCGCGGCGAAGGGCAGGTGGCCGCAGACTTCTCAGCGCAGGGCGACCGACGCTTCCAGCATCGCCCGCTCCCCACCGACGAGTAGCCGCGCCGTGACCCTCGAGGACTTGACCCAACTCGCGCTCGCCCTGGACGGCGCCAGCGAAGCCCCCCACCACCACCTCACGTCCTTCCGCAGCAACGGCAAGATCTTCGCCACGGCCAAGCGGGACGGCGAGTTCACCAACGTCTTCGTGGACGAGGAGACGCGGGAACGGGCCCTCGCCCTCTACCCGCAGTGGTGCGACAAGGTGCTGTGGGGTGGCAAGGTGGTGGGCGTGCGCGTGCTGTTGGCTGAGGCCGATCCCGACTTTGTCCAGCAGCTGCTGGAAAACGCATGGGGCTTGCGCCAACGCAAGACGAAGTAACCCCTGACCCCAGGATGACCCGATGGACGTGTTCATCAGCTACAGCCACAAGGACCGCGAGTGGAAGGACCGCAGCGTCACCTTCCTGGAGGGTCTGCGCCGCCAGGGCTACCTGAACTACCGCACCTGGAGCGATGAGGAGATTCGTCCCGGCCAGGACTGGCCAGAGGTCATTCGCAATGCAATCGACCAGGCCAAGGTGGCGATCTTGCTGCTCTCGGCAGACTTTCTCGCGTCGGAGTTCATCAACGAGACGGAGATCGTCGCCCTCCTCGAGCGTCGCGAGGCCGGTCACCTCGATATCGTGCCGGTGGTGGTGCGGCCCTGCCCTTGGCAGCTCATCGATTGGTTAGCGAAGATCCAGCTCCACCCCGCCGACGCCACGCCGCTCTCCGGCTGCCAGGCCCATGAGATCGAAGCCCACCTTACCGACCTCGCCCTCGAGGTGAATCGACTCGTCGGGCACTCGCCCGAGTCGGCCTCGGAAGTGTCGGAAGTGGCGGAGTTGGACGAGTTGGTCGAACGCAGCCTGGCCAGTGCCGGTGCCGGTGCCGGGACCACGACACCGACTCCGGCCGCGCCGCCAGTAGCGACTCCCGCCTCCGCGGGGGCATACACGTTCCTCGACGAGCAGGAGGTGCGGTCGCTCGTGGCCGAGCGCGCCGGGGCCGCCCCCCTCGATGCGCTGAAGATCTTCCACACGCGCTCGCAGCGCACGTGGCTGTTGGCTACGCCCGGCGCCGTGCACTGCGTGCTCGACTCGCGCAAGACCCGCGACACCGATCGCTTGTACCAGTGGCGTGAGGCGGTGGACGCGAACACGCGCGTGCGGGTCCGCGAGAAGTCGCGCTCGTCGCGGTCGGGGCTGGTGGATGTGGGCCATCGCCAGAACTGGCTCTACAGCCACAGCCAACATCCCGACCCCGATGCGCTCGCCCGAGCGGTCGGCGACCTGGTGGCGCTCGCCGTTCGAGCCTAGGCGGGACCCTACGACGAGGTAACGAACCCTTGAAGGAGAGTGAAGCGCCCGCATCTGAAAGCAGTCTGTGGGGAACATCCCCGCGTTAGAATTACCGTTTCTTGTCAACTCGCCCGATTCGGATCCATGCACCCATCGATTCAAGTCCCGCGCTTGGTTCTCGCCATCGCCCTAGCGCTGCCCCTGCTACTGGGCGCCGCGCCCCAGAGCTACGCCACGCGCCTGACGGCGGCAGAACGCGCCACGATCGAACTGTTCGAAGACGCCGCCCCCTCGGTGGTCTACATCACCACCCTGGCCGTGCGCCGCGACTTCTTCACCCTGAACCTCCAGGAGATCCCCCGCGGCACGGGCTCGGGCTTCGTGTGGGATCGGGACGGTCACGTCGTCACCAACTACCACGTGATCCAGAACGCCGATCGCGCCCAGGTGACCCTCGCCGACGGCACCGTGCTGCCCGCCACCATCGTCGGCGTGGAACCGACCAAGGACCTCGCCGTGCTCAAGATCGAGGCCGAGCGTGGGCAGCTCAAACCGCTGCCGCGTGGCAAGTCCGACGATCTGCGGGTGGGCCAGTCCGTGTACGCCATCGGCAACCCCTTCGGTCTCGACCAAACGCTCACCACGGGCGTGATCAGCGCTCTCGATCGGGAGATCGAGTCCGTCGCGCGCATTCCGATCCGCGGCATGATCCAGACCGACGCGGCCATCAACCCGGGCAACTCCGGCGGCCCCCTGCTCGACTCCGGCGGCGACCTCATCGGCGTCAACACGGCGATCTACAGCCCTTCCGGCGCCAGCGCCGGCATCGGCTTCTCGATACCCGTCGACGTGGTGAGCTGGGTGGTGCCGGATCTCATCGAGTTCGGTCGCCTTCGCCGCCCCACCTTCGGCGCGGACTTCGCCAACCCCCGCGTGGCCTACCGCCTCGGCATTCGTCGCGGCGCCCTCGTGCTGGAGGTCGGTCAGGACAGCGCCGCGGAACGCGCCGGCATCCGACCGACCCGGCGCGATCGTCGCGGGCGCATCATCCTCGGCGACATCGTGGTCGCCATCAACGGCGAGCCGATCGATGCCTCCGGTGACGTGCTACTGGCCCTGGAAACCTTGAAGCCCGGACAACGGATCACGGTGACGCTGGCGCGCCCGGACGGCACGGTCGACGTGTCAGTGGTGCTGGATGCCTGGAACTGAGCACACGATGGGCGAGCCCGCGCAGATCGTCGTAGCGGATCCGACCGATCCGGCGGCTCTCGCCGAAGGCATTCGTAAGGCTGCTGGCGACAGGACGCTGCCACCGCTCGCTCTGGTGCGGTCTGCCGCTGACATCGACGGGGCGGCCCGCCACGCGCAGGTGCTGGTCGGTCCACCGCAGCTCATCGCGAACCTCGTGCCCCACTTGCCAGCGTTGCGGTGGGTGCAAAGCACCTGGGCCGGCGTCGCGCCCGTGCTCGAGGCCATCGCGTCGCACCCGAATCAGGCGATCCAGCTTACTGCGGCCAAGGGGTTGTTCGGGCCGCGCATGGCCGAGTACGTGTTCGGTTGGTTGCTCACCCTCGAGCGACGCTTGCTGGATTACCACGAGCAGCAACGCCGCGGTACTTGGGCCCAGCTGCCGTGGGCGGATCTGCAGGGCAAGACGATGCTCCTCCTCGGCACCGGCAGCATTGGCGCCCACATCGCGGGCGTGGCGCGAGCCTTCGGGATGCGGACCCTCGGCGTGTCACGTCGCGGCGATGCAGTAACGGGCATCGACCGGGTGTACCCGGTAGACCGTCTCACCGGGGTACTGGGCGATGCGGACTACTTGGTGGCAAGTCTGCCCGACACCCCTGGCACCCGAGGTCTGCTCGATGCGAAGGCCTTTCGGGCCATGCGCGGCGACGCCATCCTCATCAACGTCGGCCGCGGCACACTGATCGAGGAGCAGGCGCTCATCGACGCCCTTGGCAGGGGCGCCCTGCGCGCCGCGGTGCTGGACGTCTTCGCCGAAGAGCCCTTGCCTTCGGTCCACCCCTTCTGGCGAACCGAAGGCTTGTACCTAACGCCACCTATCGCTGCTGTCACGCCCGAAGACGGCATCACGACCCTGTTCGCCGACAACTTACGCCGATACCTCGAGGGCCAGCCCCTCGCGGGTCAGGTCGACGCGCGCCTCGGTTACTAGAAGCACACCGCATGACCGATCAGACGCGCCTATCCCTCTACTGGTTCCGCGGCTGCCCGTGGTGCGAGCGCGTGCGCGCCGCCATCGCGGATCTCGGCCTGGAGGTGGACGAACGCAACATCCGCGAGCACGCGGAACACGCGGCCGCCATGCACGAAGCGACCGGCCGCGGCACGGTCCCGGTGCTGCGGATCGACACGGATAACGGTACCGAGTGGGTCGGGGAATCCGCCGACATCGTGCGCCGCCTGTACGCGGACTACGGCGGCGAGAAGCCGACCACCTTCTTCGCCTCCAAGCGCCCCCAGCGCCTGGGAATGATCGGCGGAGGCGCCCTGCTGATCACTGCGTTCTTCGTCCCCGAGGACGCGCAACGGTGGGTCTTCCTGGCGGCCGGCCTGGTCTGGCTACTCGGAACCCGTGCCCCGCTCTTGCGTCGGTGGTTCCAACGCTCGCCTACAGATTGACGACGAACACCAGGGCGATCGCCGCCGGCGCCACGTAGCGCGTGAGCACCAACCACACCCGGTGCACCCCCGGCGACCCCGCCAGCGCCTGCGCCGACACCTCCCGCCGCAATCCCCACGAGGCGAGGATCGCCACCAACACGCCGCCCACGGGCATCATGAAGTTCGACACCACGTAGTCCAGGCTCTCGAAAATGTTCCGCTCCGCGAACACCGGCAGGAACCCGAGCGGGTGGAAGTCCGCGAGGCGATTGAAGGAGTACACCGTGCCCAACCCCGCGAGCCACAGCCCTGCCGTGAGCACCAGGCTGATCAACCAGCGCGGCCAGCGACTGTAGTCTTCCACCGCGGCCACCACCGTCTCGAGGATGGTGATCGCCGATGTGAGTGCGGCGATGGCCATGAGGGCG
Protein-coding sequences here:
- the proB gene encoding glutamate 5-kinase, which codes for QMPLMALYEQGFSRFGIVCAQLLLTRRDFSLRQSYLSLQHTMGSLLRSSVVPIINENDVVAREEVAETSGDARRDTSALAFGNNDQLSALVASKLDADLLVMLTDVDGVYAKDPRIDPNATLLQEVRPEEGEEESPTLGGGNAMSRGGMRSKVAAAHLAAHAGCHAVIASGLTHGNLARVASGDAAGTWYHARPALAARRRWIAFASAPTARLSLDQGAVHAIVEQGASLLAPGVTAILGDFHRGDVVELCDPSGEVIARGVTHYDAATARAWIRGVPPEHVRSHDALVHRDDLALAPSETDPSA
- a CDS encoding glutamate-5-semialdehyde dehydrogenase, with the protein product MTHDPDSLRALALNARHAQRALGAAPGGARTAALEALATLLEERRDALLAANREDLAQAERDGVSGVLLARLGLTDAKLDGMIDGVRQLAATPDPVGRTQRATLLDDGLTLRQVSHPLGVLLIIFESRPDAVIQIGSLAMRSGNAVILKGGREATASNRALADCLRDALATATGSADAVQLVEGREAIAHLLALDDCIDLVIPRGSAELVRSIQDGTRIAVLGHADGICHVYLDAAADPQMAVRIAVDAKTDYPSACNAMETLLVHEAFLPHLPDVLGALAEAGVRLRGDEACRAAATGVTMAPATEAEWSTEYGDLVLSVAAVASLEDAVEHIHRYGSGHTDAIVTDDKTAADAFLRTVDSASVFVNASTRFADGYRYGLGAEVGISTSRLHARGPVGIDGLLTTRWLLRGEGQVAADFSAQGDRRFQHRPLPTDE
- a CDS encoding MmcQ/YjbR family DNA-binding protein, yielding MTLEDLTQLALALDGASEAPHHHLTSFRSNGKIFATAKRDGEFTNVFVDEETRERALALYPQWCDKVLWGGKVVGVRVLLAEADPDFVQQLLENAWGLRQRKTK
- a CDS encoding toll/interleukin-1 receptor domain-containing protein; the encoded protein is MDVFISYSHKDREWKDRSVTFLEGLRRQGYLNYRTWSDEEIRPGQDWPEVIRNAIDQAKVAILLLSADFLASEFINETEIVALLERREAGHLDIVPVVVRPCPWQLIDWLAKIQLHPADATPLSGCQAHEIEAHLTDLALEVNRLVGHSPESASEVSEVAELDELVERSLASAGAGAGTTTPTPAAPPVATPASAGAYTFLDEQEVRSLVAERAGAAPLDALKIFHTRSQRTWLLATPGAVHCVLDSRKTRDTDRLYQWREAVDANTRVRVREKSRSSRSGLVDVGHRQNWLYSHSQHPDPDALARAVGDLVALAVRA
- a CDS encoding trypsin-like peptidase domain-containing protein, translating into MHPSIQVPRLVLAIALALPLLLGAAPQSYATRLTAAERATIELFEDAAPSVVYITTLAVRRDFFTLNLQEIPRGTGSGFVWDRDGHVVTNYHVIQNADRAQVTLADGTVLPATIVGVEPTKDLAVLKIEAERGQLKPLPRGKSDDLRVGQSVYAIGNPFGLDQTLTTGVISALDREIESVARIPIRGMIQTDAAINPGNSGGPLLDSGGDLIGVNTAIYSPSGASAGIGFSIPVDVVSWVVPDLIEFGRLRRPTFGADFANPRVAYRLGIRRGALVLEVGQDSAAERAGIRPTRRDRRGRIILGDIVVAINGEPIDASGDVLLALETLKPGQRITVTLARPDGTVDVSVVLDAWN
- a CDS encoding D-2-hydroxyacid dehydrogenase; this translates as MGEPAQIVVADPTDPAALAEGIRKAAGDRTLPPLALVRSAADIDGAARHAQVLVGPPQLIANLVPHLPALRWVQSTWAGVAPVLEAIASHPNQAIQLTAAKGLFGPRMAEYVFGWLLTLERRLLDYHEQQRRGTWAQLPWADLQGKTMLLLGTGSIGAHIAGVARAFGMRTLGVSRRGDAVTGIDRVYPVDRLTGVLGDADYLVASLPDTPGTRGLLDAKAFRAMRGDAILINVGRGTLIEEQALIDALGRGALRAAVLDVFAEEPLPSVHPFWRTEGLYLTPPIAAVTPEDGITTLFADNLRRYLEGQPLAGQVDARLGY
- a CDS encoding glutathione S-transferase N-terminal domain-containing protein, encoding MTDQTRLSLYWFRGCPWCERVRAAIADLGLEVDERNIREHAEHAAAMHEATGRGTVPVLRIDTDNGTEWVGESADIVRRLYADYGGEKPTTFFASKRPQRLGMIGGGALLITAFFVPEDAQRWVFLAAGLVWLLGTRAPLLRRWFQRSPTD